The following proteins come from a genomic window of Mariniflexile sp. TRM1-10:
- a CDS encoding lipopolysaccharide biosynthesis protein — MKKSINKKFHNYFSSLLQRICLLLSQLLLIPTFISVLGVDLYGEWLILTTIPNYLLLSDFGLPLTVTNEICRLISLKEYKAQEKLYKSTVSFLVYIGLFLLVVFFIMSSVLDFSKIFNLKNISNHYATLIIGWFVFNVFFSLIFRVTIGYFRALNLFHKHEYFLALTLFLDFGVTLLTLKIQAPLYYIPMMMVIIRILVMIIINITLYKNNFYKFGFTTDCSRTIELIPVSLKLGFFQFGTALFIQGCTLLVGIILGSASVVVFNTIRTIVNSIRAFIGIIYIQTMPEFTILISNNHLNVALVKMKRLILLVSVISLISCLGLYFLRDIIFKLWIKKPFLYNDLFMVFMLVSIFFYNIWNAASMLPMSINKMNTLALYPILGAILLIIQYFTITKNGLVGLSFSFIIMDLIMLILVLKLNFKILKLNF, encoded by the coding sequence ATGAAAAAAAGCATTAATAAGAAATTTCACAATTATTTTTCATCTTTATTACAAAGGATTTGTTTATTATTATCGCAATTATTATTGATACCTACTTTTATAAGTGTTTTAGGGGTTGATTTATATGGTGAGTGGCTCATATTAACAACAATCCCTAACTATTTATTGTTGAGTGACTTTGGGTTGCCCTTAACGGTTACAAATGAAATATGTAGACTTATAAGCCTTAAAGAATATAAAGCACAGGAAAAATTGTACAAAAGTACCGTAAGTTTTCTTGTTTACATAGGTTTGTTTCTTTTGGTTGTTTTTTTTATTATGAGTAGCGTTTTAGATTTTTCCAAAATATTTAATTTAAAAAATATTTCGAATCATTATGCAACTCTGATTATAGGTTGGTTTGTGTTTAATGTTTTTTTCTCTTTAATATTTCGAGTTACAATTGGCTATTTTAGAGCTTTAAACTTATTTCATAAGCACGAGTATTTTTTGGCACTGACTCTTTTTTTAGATTTTGGAGTAACATTATTAACACTAAAAATTCAGGCACCACTATATTATATTCCTATGATGATGGTAATTATAAGGATTTTGGTTATGATAATAATTAACATTACATTATATAAAAACAATTTTTATAAATTTGGTTTTACAACAGATTGTAGTAGAACCATTGAGTTAATCCCTGTTTCTTTAAAGCTTGGTTTTTTTCAATTTGGTACGGCGCTTTTTATACAAGGTTGTACATTGTTAGTTGGAATTATATTAGGATCGGCAAGTGTAGTGGTGTTTAACACTATAAGAACAATAGTTAATTCTATAAGAGCATTTATTGGTATTATTTATATCCAAACTATGCCTGAGTTTACAATATTAATTAGTAATAATCATTTAAATGTGGCATTGGTTAAAATGAAAAGGTTAATATTGTTAGTTTCTGTAATATCTTTAATCTCTTGTTTAGGATTATATTTTTTAAGAGATATTATTTTTAAATTATGGATTAAGAAACCTTTTTTGTATAATGATTTATTTATGGTTTTTATGTTAGTTTCAATTTTTTTCTACAATATTTGGAATGCAGCTAGTATGTTACCAATGTCTATTAACAAAATGAATACGTTGGCATTATATCCGATCTTGGGTGCTATACTTTTGATTATCCAGTATTTCACTATAACAAAAAATGGTCTTGTTGGTTTATCGTTTAGTTTTATAATAATGGATTTAATAATGCTTATTTTAGTTTTAAAGCTAAATTTTAA
- a CDS encoding glycosyltransferase family 4 protein has protein sequence MNVLFVTNIPSPYRIDFFSELAKYCNLTIFFEGRRSKKRASTFNWNDDSISSFKHYFFSELFNEKAILFSLIKKVIFGRYDKIIICTYNTRTQSILIILLKILKIEYYFETDGGYVSLKESKLKSSVKKMLFSGAKGYFSTGVESDKYLIHYGAEEAKLIRYTFTSLFKCDIIPKVLTKEQKSKNKRELGIPYKKIVIAVGRFVPIKGFDVLLKSCKYFSEDVGVYFIGGQPMEEYIEIQNQLNLKNINYVGFQTKLDLDKWFLAADLLVLPSRGDVWGLVINEAMAKGLPVVTTNKCIAGLELIPNKECIFPVDNYKILGEIINKIINNEDYSNRLSNLNLARVKNITFENMAIDHLKEFSK, from the coding sequence ATGAATGTACTTTTTGTAACAAATATTCCCAGTCCATATAGAATTGATTTTTTTTCAGAATTGGCAAAATATTGTAATCTAACGATATTTTTTGAAGGTAGGAGGTCCAAAAAGCGAGCGTCTACTTTTAATTGGAATGATGATTCTATATCTTCGTTTAAGCATTATTTTTTTAGTGAATTATTTAATGAAAAAGCTATATTGTTTTCTTTAATAAAGAAAGTGATTTTTGGTCGATATGATAAGATAATTATATGTACATATAATACCAGAACACAATCGATCCTTATAATTCTCTTAAAAATATTAAAAATTGAATATTATTTTGAAACGGATGGAGGTTATGTCTCATTAAAAGAATCTAAATTAAAATCTTCAGTAAAGAAAATGTTATTTTCTGGGGCAAAAGGTTATTTTAGTACAGGTGTAGAATCGGACAAGTATTTAATTCATTATGGTGCTGAAGAAGCCAAACTTATAAGATATACATTTACAAGTTTATTTAAATGTGATATTATTCCTAAGGTTTTAACGAAGGAACAAAAATCGAAAAATAAAAGGGAATTAGGTATTCCATACAAAAAGATTGTTATTGCCGTTGGTAGATTTGTTCCAATTAAAGGTTTTGATGTACTGCTTAAAAGTTGTAAGTATTTTTCAGAAGATGTGGGGGTTTATTTTATAGGAGGACAACCGATGGAAGAGTATATTGAGATTCAAAATCAATTAAATTTAAAAAATATTAATTATGTTGGTTTTCAGACAAAACTAGATTTAGATAAATGGTTTTTAGCTGCAGATTTGCTTGTTTTGCCATCTAGAGGAGATGTATGGGGTTTGGTAATTAATGAAGCAATGGCAAAAGGACTTCCCGTGGTAACAACTAACAAATGTATTGCAGGACTTGAGCTTATACCCAACAAAGAATGTATCTTTCCTGTTGATAATTACAAAATTTTAGGAGAAATTATTAATAAAATAATAAATAATGAAGATTATTCAAATAGATTGAGTAATCTTAATTTAGCAAGAGTAAAGAATATAACTTTTGAAAACATGGCAATAGATCACTTGAAAGAATTTAGTAAGTGA
- a CDS encoding CDP-glycerol glycerophosphotransferase family protein, whose translation MMILKKSISLILKIARIFISTNDNTIVYHSFPDVSDNSFALFIYIINHYPEFNNIWLIDHVNKKQDYYKTISNYTSCSNFSLVKKNSLKGVWVFLKSKYIIHTHGLFNKLSLSNKQVNINLWHGMPLKNIGHLDNNKIVPKSHYLIATSKIFKNIMSQAFNIQNNNVFVTGQPRNDFMFENKYSLCHLLGINEDLFKKTILWMPTYRKSVIGDVRNDGKIDKAKDFFSNNNLNLLNNHLINIETVCFVKLHPMDYMSVNDFQKYSNIYFINESHFTGNGVTLYSVLGSIDLMLTDFSSIYIDFLLLDKPIGFVFSDFHEYFNSRGFVFENPKEYMPGKVISTIEELIIFLNELFLYKKDNFSEKRKIVKDKFHDITSNFSEKVFNNLVETNA comes from the coding sequence ATGATGATTTTAAAAAAATCAATTTCATTAATTTTAAAGATAGCACGAATCTTTATTAGCACGAATGATAATACAATAGTTTATCACAGTTTTCCCGATGTTTCGGATAATAGCTTTGCGCTATTTATTTATATAATTAACCATTATCCAGAATTTAATAATATTTGGTTAATTGATCATGTAAACAAAAAGCAAGACTATTATAAAACAATATCAAACTATACATCATGTTCAAATTTTTCATTAGTTAAGAAAAACTCTTTAAAAGGAGTGTGGGTCTTCTTGAAATCTAAATATATTATTCATACACATGGCTTATTTAATAAGCTCTCATTGTCAAATAAACAAGTTAATATTAATTTATGGCACGGAATGCCTCTTAAAAACATTGGTCATTTAGACAATAATAAAATTGTCCCTAAATCTCATTATCTAATCGCGACATCTAAAATATTTAAAAATATTATGTCACAAGCATTTAACATACAAAACAATAATGTATTTGTGACCGGTCAACCTAGAAATGATTTTATGTTTGAAAATAAATATAGTTTATGCCATTTATTAGGAATAAATGAAGATTTATTCAAGAAAACTATTTTATGGATGCCAACTTACCGAAAATCTGTAATAGGAGATGTTAGAAATGATGGAAAAATAGATAAAGCGAAAGATTTTTTTAGCAATAACAATTTAAACTTATTGAATAATCACTTAATAAATATAGAAACGGTTTGTTTCGTTAAATTGCATCCTATGGATTACATGAGTGTAAATGATTTCCAAAAGTATTCAAATATTTATTTTATAAATGAATCACATTTTACCGGAAACGGAGTTACATTATACTCTGTTTTAGGTTCAATAGATTTAATGTTAACAGATTTTTCGTCAATATATATTGATTTTCTATTATTAGATAAACCTATTGGTTTTGTGTTTTCTGATTTTCATGAATATTTTAATTCTAGAGGGTTTGTTTTTGAAAATCCAAAAGAGTACATGCCTGGCAAAGTAATTTCTACGATTGAAGAATTAATAATTTTTTTAAATGAGCTTTTTTTATATAAAAAAGATAATTTTAGTGAAAAGAGAAAAATAGTTAAGGATAAATTTCATGATATTACCTCAAATTTTTCAGAGAAAGTATTTAATAATTTAGTTGAGACTAATGCTTAA
- the tagD gene encoding glycerol-3-phosphate cytidylyltransferase, with the protein MNIFLLGGGVFGTAIGNQLADNPQNKIVLLIRNKEQEEEINKLNTNKRYFPNKKLNKSLSATTEASDLLKAQIIFLAIPSKRIAKTIEDIKKFIPKDALIVNLSKGIFKNGETIVEYLKKELNTVNVVTMKGPTFSSELINNAHSIFTLGFKTKDQYLKIEQVIFNTNIHIDYTTDIRGVELLSVLKNIYAILIGIVDAKYNSPNTRFMILTKSFSEIRILLKELGGREDSLFLACGYGDVGITSLNDLSRNRTLGLLIGKGFYKSGSKRNKVVLEGLKTIKLTNSLLSSETKKRLPLFSKLESFFANKESNFDIHFDSLVDKKMKTVLTYGTFDLLHYGHIEILRRAKELGDRLVVGISTDEFNKIKGKECQIPYEKRKEFLEAVHYVDLVIPESEWEQKIEDIKNNEIDIFVMGDDWKGKFDNLKEYCEVIYLPRTVGISTTKLKSIIDK; encoded by the coding sequence ATGAATATTTTTTTATTAGGAGGAGGGGTTTTTGGAACAGCAATTGGAAATCAATTAGCTGATAATCCACAAAATAAAATTGTTTTGTTGATTAGAAATAAGGAACAAGAAGAAGAAATAAATAAGCTTAACACCAACAAAAGGTATTTTCCTAATAAAAAATTAAACAAATCATTATCGGCCACAACAGAGGCATCAGATTTATTAAAAGCACAAATAATATTTTTAGCTATACCTTCTAAAAGAATAGCCAAAACTATAGAAGACATAAAGAAATTCATTCCAAAAGACGCATTAATTGTAAATCTATCTAAAGGAATTTTTAAAAACGGTGAAACAATAGTTGAGTATTTAAAAAAAGAATTAAACACTGTTAATGTCGTAACCATGAAAGGGCCAACTTTTTCTTCAGAATTGATAAATAATGCCCATTCAATTTTCACATTAGGGTTTAAAACAAAAGACCAGTACTTAAAAATAGAACAAGTAATTTTTAATACTAATATTCATATAGACTACACAACAGATATAAGGGGGGTAGAACTGTTAAGTGTATTAAAGAATATTTATGCTATTTTAATAGGCATTGTTGATGCTAAATATAACTCGCCAAATACAAGATTTATGATTTTAACAAAATCTTTTTCAGAAATAAGGATATTACTTAAAGAACTTGGTGGAAGAGAAGATTCATTGTTTTTGGCCTGCGGTTATGGTGATGTTGGAATTACATCTCTTAATGATTTAAGTAGAAATAGAACGTTAGGATTATTAATAGGAAAAGGGTTTTACAAATCAGGCTCTAAAAGGAATAAAGTTGTCTTAGAAGGTTTAAAAACAATAAAGCTGACGAACAGCTTATTATCGAGCGAAACAAAAAAGAGACTACCACTATTCTCTAAGTTAGAATCTTTTTTTGCAAATAAAGAATCAAACTTTGATATTCATTTTGATTCTTTAGTGGATAAAAAAATGAAAACAGTTTTAACTTATGGAACTTTTGATTTATTACACTATGGGCACATAGAAATTCTAAGGCGTGCAAAAGAGCTTGGAGATAGATTAGTTGTAGGTATTTCTACTGATGAATTTAATAAGATAAAAGGAAAGGAGTGTCAAATTCCTTATGAAAAAAGAAAAGAATTCTTAGAAGCAGTCCATTATGTAGATTTGGTAATTCCAGAATCTGAATGGGAACAAAAAATTGAGGATATTAAAAACAATGAAATTGATATTTTCGTAATGGGAGATGATTGGAAAGGCAAGTTCGATAATTTAAAAGAATATTGTGAGGTCATTTACCTGCCAAGAACAGTTGGGATTTCTACAACTAAATTAAAATCAATTATTGATAAATGA
- a CDS encoding GDP-L-fucose synthase family protein, with product MDKTSKIYIAGHRGLVGSAILKNLQSKGYNNIVTRTHKELDLTNQVAVETFFSKEKPDYVFLAAAKVGGIVANNTYRADFIYENMMIQNNVIHQSYVHKVKKLLFLGSTCIYPKNAPQPMKEEYLLTDTLEYTNEPYAIAKIAGIKMCESYNLQYGTNFISVMPTNLYGPNDNFDLEKSHVLPALIRKIYLAKLLSESKYDEVLKDLGVDTIEEAKTYLSKFGVTENSVEIWGSGKPKREFLWSEDMADACVFLMESRNFSDTYNHGDKEVRNTHINIGTGEDISIKELAETVKNVIGFKGSLVFNTNKPDGTMRKLTDVSKLNSLGWIHKVELEEGIEKVYNWYN from the coding sequence ATGGATAAAACGTCTAAGATATACATTGCAGGCCATAGAGGTTTGGTAGGAAGCGCTATTTTAAAAAACCTTCAAAGCAAAGGGTATAATAACATTGTTACTAGAACACACAAAGAACTAGATTTAACAAACCAAGTTGCAGTGGAAACTTTTTTTAGTAAAGAAAAACCAGACTATGTCTTTTTAGCTGCCGCTAAGGTAGGAGGTATTGTGGCTAATAACACGTATAGAGCTGATTTTATTTATGAAAATATGATGATTCAGAATAACGTGATTCATCAAAGCTATGTCCACAAGGTAAAAAAGCTTTTGTTTTTAGGAAGTACTTGTATATATCCTAAAAATGCACCGCAACCCATGAAAGAAGAGTATTTGTTAACGGATACTCTGGAATATACTAATGAGCCTTATGCTATTGCTAAAATTGCGGGTATTAAAATGTGTGAAAGCTATAATTTACAATATGGCACCAATTTTATTTCTGTAATGCCAACAAATTTATATGGACCTAACGACAATTTTGATTTAGAAAAGTCTCATGTATTACCAGCTTTAATAAGGAAAATATATTTGGCAAAATTGCTTTCCGAATCAAAGTATGATGAGGTTTTGAAGGATTTAGGAGTTGATACCATAGAAGAAGCAAAAACATATTTAAGCAAATTTGGGGTTACAGAAAACAGTGTTGAAATTTGGGGCTCTGGCAAACCAAAACGGGAGTTTCTTTGGAGTGAGGATATGGCCGATGCGTGCGTTTTTTTAATGGAAAGCCGAAATTTTTCAGACACCTATAACCACGGAGATAAAGAAGTTAGAAATACGCATATAAACATAGGTACAGGAGAAGATATTTCTATTAAAGAACTTGCTGAAACAGTAAAAAACGTGATTGGTTTTAAAGGCAGTTTGGTTTTTAATACCAATAAACCAGATGGCACCATGCGAAAGTTAACAGATGTTTCTAAATTAAATAGCTTAGGGTGGATACATAAAGTTGAATTAGAAGAAGGGATTGAAAAAGTTTATAATTGGTATAATTGA
- the gmd gene encoding GDP-mannose 4,6-dehydratase, whose amino-acid sequence MKKKVALITGVTGQDGAYLSEFLLKKGYEVHGIKRRSSLFNTDRIDHLYQDPHVENRNFFLHYGDLTDSTNLTRIIQEVQPDEIYNLAAMSHVHVSFEMPEYTANADGIGTLRLLEAIRLLGMEKKTRIYQASTSELYGKVQEVPQTETTPFYPRSPYAVAKMYAYWITVNYREAYGMYACNGILFNHESPIRGETFVTRKITRATSKIALGLQEKVYLGNLDAQRDWGHAKDYIRMMWMILQADEAEDWVIATGKTTTVRDFVKMCFNHVGVELEFKGTGSQEKGYIKACNNPKYQIEIGKEVIAVDEKYFRPTEVDLLIGDATKAKEKLGWVPKYDLAALVEDMMTSDIILMEKHQYLKDGGYRIKNYFE is encoded by the coding sequence ATGAAAAAGAAAGTAGCCTTAATTACTGGTGTAACTGGACAAGACGGTGCTTATTTAAGTGAGTTTCTATTAAAAAAGGGATACGAGGTTCATGGAATAAAAAGAAGATCGTCTCTGTTTAACACTGATAGAATAGATCACTTGTATCAAGACCCACATGTAGAGAATCGTAATTTTTTTCTTCATTATGGAGATTTAACCGATAGTACCAACCTAACAAGAATTATACAAGAAGTTCAACCTGACGAAATATACAATTTGGCAGCCATGAGCCATGTGCATGTATCGTTCGAAATGCCCGAATACACAGCAAATGCCGATGGTATAGGCACTTTAAGGTTACTAGAAGCCATCCGTCTTTTAGGAATGGAAAAGAAAACGAGGATTTATCAAGCGTCCACATCCGAGCTTTACGGTAAAGTACAAGAAGTACCACAAACCGAAACCACGCCATTTTACCCAAGAAGCCCGTATGCCGTAGCAAAAATGTATGCCTATTGGATAACGGTTAACTATCGAGAGGCTTATGGGATGTATGCTTGTAATGGCATTCTATTTAACCATGAATCACCTATTCGAGGCGAAACATTTGTAACCAGAAAAATAACAAGAGCCACATCAAAAATAGCACTTGGGTTACAAGAAAAAGTATATTTAGGAAATTTAGATGCCCAAAGAGATTGGGGACATGCTAAAGATTATATTCGTATGATGTGGATGATTCTTCAGGCAGATGAAGCGGAAGACTGGGTAATTGCCACGGGAAAAACAACAACAGTACGCGATTTTGTTAAAATGTGTTTTAACCATGTGGGGGTAGAATTGGAATTTAAAGGCACAGGTTCTCAAGAAAAGGGCTATATTAAAGCATGTAATAATCCAAAATATCAAATAGAAATTGGTAAAGAAGTTATAGCTGTTGATGAAAAGTACTTTAGACCAACCGAAGTAGATTTGTTAATAGGTGATGCCACCAAAGCCAAAGAAAAATTAGGATGGGTACCCAAATATGATTTAGCTGCTTTAGTTGAAGATATGATGACAAGCGATATAATACTTATGGAAAAGCACCAGTACTTAAAAGATGGAGGCTACCGAATAAAAAATTATTTCGAATAA
- the rfbD gene encoding dTDP-4-dehydrorhamnose reductase — protein sequence MKDLNLTTPTPNTQHPTPILVTGADGQLGLTIQELYAGNSTFDFRFTSKSELDITNKREIEFFFEKYKFDYCINCAAYTNVEQAEKTPDIAYKVNAEAVKNLAEACKETNTVLVHISTDYVFDGEKKEPYKVTDLPNPINEYGKSKLLGEQHIQNTLSKYFIIRTSWLYSKKYGKNFYKSILEKAKVEKNLFITNTQKGCPTDTENLAEFIYKLIVSRNDTYGIYHFCDEKVMTWYDFAKQVLHENNILKLIKLVKSNNYRTFAKRPINSVLIKSKLP from the coding sequence ATGAAAGACCTGAATTTAACCACCCCAACACCCAACACCCAACACCCAACGCCCATTTTAGTAACTGGTGCTGATGGGCAATTAGGACTGACCATACAAGAATTATATGCTGGCAATAGTACTTTTGATTTTAGGTTCACTTCTAAATCTGAATTAGATATTACTAACAAAAGAGAGATTGAGTTTTTTTTTGAAAAGTATAAATTTGATTATTGTATAAATTGTGCAGCCTATACAAACGTTGAACAAGCTGAAAAAACACCCGATATCGCCTATAAAGTAAATGCCGAGGCTGTTAAAAATCTAGCCGAAGCTTGTAAAGAAACCAATACGGTTTTAGTTCATATATCAACCGATTATGTTTTTGATGGAGAAAAAAAAGAACCATATAAAGTGACCGATTTACCAAACCCAATAAACGAATATGGTAAATCGAAACTTTTAGGAGAACAACACATACAAAACACTTTAAGCAAATATTTTATTATTAGAACATCGTGGTTGTACAGTAAAAAATATGGGAAAAACTTTTACAAGTCTATATTAGAAAAAGCAAAAGTTGAAAAAAACCTTTTTATAACCAATACGCAAAAAGGCTGTCCAACAGACACCGAAAATTTAGCTGAGTTTATCTATAAATTAATAGTAAGTAGAAATGATACGTATGGAATTTATCATTTTTGTGACGAAAAAGTAATGACGTGGTACGATTTTGCAAAACAAGTTTTGCATGAAAATAATATTTTAAAACTTATAAAGCTTGTAAAAAGTAATAACTATCGTACTTTTGCAAAACGACCGATAAATTCGGTTTTAATAAAATCAAAATTGCCTTAA
- the rfbC gene encoding dTDP-4-dehydrorhamnose 3,5-epimerase translates to MKVEETYLKGCFVITPKVFEDERGYFFESFNKNVFESQTGIKVSFVQDNQSKSSKGVLRGLHFQRGINAQAKLVQVIKGKVLDVCVDLRKDSDTFGKHFSIILDDIFHKQLFIPKGFAHGFVVLEEDTIFSYKCDNFYNKASEGGIIFNDESLKIDWKLNEEELIISEKDMKLSPFKKANL, encoded by the coding sequence ATGAAAGTTGAAGAAACATATTTAAAAGGCTGTTTTGTTATAACACCTAAAGTATTTGAAGATGAAAGAGGCTATTTCTTTGAAAGTTTCAACAAAAATGTATTTGAATCTCAAACGGGTATTAAAGTAAGTTTTGTTCAGGACAATCAATCCAAATCATCAAAAGGTGTATTAAGGGGGTTGCACTTTCAAAGAGGAATTAATGCCCAAGCCAAATTAGTGCAAGTTATAAAAGGCAAAGTACTAGATGTTTGTGTTGATTTAAGAAAAGATTCAGACACTTTCGGAAAGCATTTTTCAATTATTTTAGATGATATATTTCATAAACAATTATTTATTCCAAAAGGGTTTGCCCATGGTTTTGTAGTGCTTGAAGAGGACACTATTTTTTCGTATAAATGTGATAATTTTTACAATAAAGCATCTGAAGGAGGCATCATATTTAATGATGAATCTTTAAAAATAGATTGGAAATTAAATGAAGAAGAACTTATTATATCTGAAAAAGATATGAAACTTTCACCTTTTAAAAAGGCAAATCTTTAA
- the rfbA gene encoding glucose-1-phosphate thymidylyltransferase RfbA yields the protein MKGIILAGGSGTRLHPLTKVVSKQLMPIYDKPMIYYPLTTLMSAGIREILIISTSKDTPRFKELLGDGKDYGCTFEYAIQEQPNGLAEAFLIGETFIGNDSVALILGDNIFYGSGLDDMLQATVNPKGGVIFAYHVQDPQRYGVVEFDQQNHVISIEEKPEKPKSNYAVPGIYFYDNSVVSITKNIQPSKRGELEITDVNKVYLKSGNLKVQILDKGTAWLDTGTFTSLMQASQFVQVIEERQGQKIGCIEEVAYKMGYINRIQLHKLAEPLLKSGYGEYLQQL from the coding sequence ATGAAAGGCATCATATTAGCAGGAGGTTCAGGAACCCGTTTACACCCACTTACCAAAGTGGTAAGTAAACAGCTTATGCCTATTTATGATAAGCCCATGATATATTATCCGCTAACAACATTAATGTCGGCAGGAATCAGGGAAATCCTTATAATTTCAACCTCTAAAGACACACCGAGATTTAAAGAACTTTTGGGCGATGGCAAAGACTATGGATGTACTTTTGAATACGCCATACAAGAGCAACCCAACGGGTTAGCAGAAGCATTTTTAATAGGAGAAACATTTATAGGAAATGACAGTGTAGCACTTATTTTGGGCGACAACATTTTTTATGGCTCTGGTCTAGACGACATGTTGCAAGCTACCGTTAATCCAAAGGGAGGGGTTATTTTTGCATATCATGTTCAAGATCCTCAACGCTATGGTGTGGTAGAATTTGACCAGCAGAACCACGTAATTTCTATTGAAGAAAAACCAGAAAAACCAAAATCAAACTATGCGGTACCGGGTATTTATTTTTACGATAACTCGGTAGTTTCCATAACAAAAAACATACAACCAAGTAAACGCGGCGAACTGGAAATTACCGATGTTAACAAAGTTTATTTAAAATCAGGAAACCTAAAAGTTCAAATTTTAGATAAAGGTACCGCTTGGTTAGATACAGGCACTTTTACATCATTAATGCAAGCCTCACAGTTTGTGCAGGTTATTGAAGAACGCCAAGGGCAAAAAATAGGATGTATAGAAGAGGTAGCTTATAAAATGGGGTATATAAATAGAATACAATTGCATAAGCTTGCAGAACCTTTACTTAAAAGTGGTTATGGCGAATACCTTCAACAATTATAA
- a CDS encoding four helix bundle protein, whose product MKSHKDLRVWQESMDFVVMIYSITDQFPSKEAFGLTSQLRRASFSIPSNIAEGAGRKGGKEFSRFLYIALGSLSEVETQVEIALRIQYLENVEELNKRIYFIRNMLSNLIKSLN is encoded by the coding sequence ATGAAATCTCATAAAGATCTAAGAGTTTGGCAGGAGTCTATGGATTTTGTTGTTATGATTTATAGTATAACAGATCAGTTTCCCTCAAAAGAAGCCTTTGGATTGACGTCTCAATTACGTAGAGCCTCATTTTCAATACCATCCAACATTGCAGAAGGAGCAGGGAGAAAAGGAGGAAAAGAATTCTCTAGATTTTTATATATCGCTTTAGGGTCACTTTCAGAAGTAGAGACTCAAGTGGAAATTGCATTAAGAATCCAATATTTGGAAAATGTAGAAGAACTAAACAAGCGCATCTATTTTATTAGGAACATGCTTTCAAATCTAATAAAAAGTTTAAATTGA